A window from Populus trichocarpa isolate Nisqually-1 chromosome 3, P.trichocarpa_v4.1, whole genome shotgun sequence encodes these proteins:
- the LOC7483533 gene encoding homeobox-leucine zipper protein GLABRA 2 — protein sequence MGVDMSNPPNSHIKDFFASPALSLSLAGIFRGANVSHSAAAGSVEVEEGDEGSGGGRREETVEISSETSGPMRSRSDDDLEGEGEHDEDDGDGDGDDDDKNKKKKRKKYHRHTAEQIREMEALFKESPHPDEKQRQQLSKQLGLAPRQVKFWFQNRRTQIKAIQERHENSLLKTEMDKLREENKTMRETINKACCPNCGTATTSRGTALTTEEQQLRIENAKLKAEVEKLRVVIGKYSPGATASCSAENDQENRSSLDFYTGIFGLDKTRITEIANQAMEELKKMATAGEPLWIRSVETGREILNYDEYTKEFGSENSSNNGRPKRSIEASRETRVVFVDLPRLVQSFMDVNRWKEMFPCLISKAATVDVICNGEGANRNGAVQLMFAEVQMLTPMVPTREVYFVRYCKQLNAEQWAIVDVSIDKVEDNIDASLVKCRKRPSGCIIEDKSNGHCKVIWVEHLECQKSAVHTMFRTVVHSGLAFGARHWIATLQLQCERLVFFMATNVPTKDSTGVATLAGRKSILKLAQRMTWSFCRAIGASSYHTWSKVSSKTGEDIRISSRKNLNEPGEPVGLILCAVSSVWLPVPPHILFDFLRDEARRNEWDIMSNGGPVQATANLAKGQDRGNAVTILKMKSKENNMWVLQDSCTNAYESMVIYAPVDTNGMQSVINGCDSSNLAILPSGFSILPDGHESRPLVITSRQEEKSTEGGSLLTIAFQILTNTSPTAKLTMESVESVNALISCTLKNIKTSLQCEDS from the exons ATGGGCGTCGACATGTCTAATCCACCCAATTCTCATATCAAGGACTTCTTTGCCTCTCCTGCTCTTTCTCTTAGTCTT GCTGGAATATTCCGCGGCGCAAATGTGAGTCATTCTGCAGCAGCGGGTAGCGTGGAGGTGGAGGAGGGGGATGAAGGGagtggaggaggaagaagagaagaaaccgTGGAAATTAGTAGTGAGACCTCAGGGCCTATGAGATCAAGATCAGATGATGATCTTGAAGGTGAAGGAGAGCATGATgaggatgatggtgatggtgatggtgatgatgatgacaaaaacaagaagaaaaaaagaaagaaataccaTAGACATACCGCTGAGCAAATCAGAGAAATGGAAGC GCTATTTAAAGAGTCTCCTCATCCAGATGAGAAGCAGAGGCAGCAATTAAGCAAGCAACTAGGCCTTGCTCCTAGGCAAGTCAAGTTTTGGTTCCAAAATCGTCGTACTCAAATCAAG GCCATACAAGAGCGCCATGAAAATTCTCTGCTGAAAACTGAAATGGATAAACTCCGAGAAGAAAACAAGACCATGAGGGAGACCATCAACAAAGCTTGCTGTCCAAATTGTGGCACCGCTACCACCAGTAGAGGCACTGCCTTAACAACCGAGGAACAGCAATTACGTATCGAAAATGCAAAACTCAAAGCCGAG GTAGAAAAACTTCGAGTGGTTATAGGAAAATATAGTCCAGGGGCAACAGCCTCATGTTCAGCTGAAAATGATCAAGAGAATAGAAGTTCACTGGATTTTTACACTGGAATTTTCGGACTTGACAAGACAAGAATCACGGAGATCGCTAATCAAGCAATGGAAGAGCTCAAGAAAATGGCTACTGCGGGCGAGCCACTTTGGATTCGAAGTGTTGAGACAGGTCGTGAAATTCTTAATTACGATGAGTACACGAAAGAGTTTGGTTCTGAAAATTCAAGCAATAATGGAAGGCCGAAGAGATCCATTGAGGCTTCAAGAGAGACCAGGGTTGTGTTTGTGGATCTCCCAAGGCTAGTTCAAAGTTTTATGGATGTG AATCGGTGGAAGGAAATGTTTCCATGCTTGATTTCAAAGGCGGCCACTGTTGATGTTATCTGCAATGGTGAAGGTGCAAATAGAAATGGGGCAGTGCAATTG ATGTTTGCTGAGGTCCAGATGCTTACACCCATGGTGCCTACCAGAGAAGTTTATTTTGTCAGATATTGCAAGCAGCTTAACGCAGAACAATGGGCCATTGTTGATGTTTCTATTGACAAAGTTGAAGACAATATTGATGCTTCACTCGTTAAATGCAGAAAACGCCCCTCTGGTTGCATCATTGAGGATAAATCAAATGGCCATTGTAAG GTGATCTGGGTAGAACACCTGGAATGCCAGAAAAGCGCAGTTCATACCATGTTCCGGACAGTCGTTCATAGTGGCCTAGCCTTTGGAGCAAGGCATTGGATTGCAACATTGCAACTCCAATGTGAACGGCTTGTTTTCTTCATGGCAACCAACGTTCCCACTAAGGATTCAACTG GTGTTGCTACACTAGCTGGAAGGAAAAGCATTCTGAAACTGGCACAAAGAATGACATGGAGCTTTTGTCGAGCAATCGGAGCATCAAGCTATCACACATGGAGCAAGGTATCAAGCAAAACAGGAGAAGATATAAGGATTTCGTCTAGGAAAAACTTAAATGAACCTGGTGAACCTGTTGGATTGATCTTGTGTGCAGTTTCTTCTGTATGGTTGCCTGTCCCTCCGCATATTCTGTTTGATTTCTTAAGAGACGAAGCTCGTAGAAATGAG TGGGATATCATGTCAAATGGAGGACCTGTACAAGCCACTGCAAACTTAGCCAAAGGACAAGATAGAGGCAATGCAGTAACTATTCTA AAGATGAAatctaaagaaaacaatatgTGGGTACTCCAAGATAGCTGCACGAATGCTTATGAATCCATGGTAATTTATGCTCCAGTGGACACTAATGGAATGCAATCTGTGATTAATGGATGTGATTCAAGCAACCTAGCAATATTACCTTCAGGATTCTCAATTCTTCCTGATGGACACGAATCAAGACCATTAGTGATCACTTCTAGGCAAGAGGAGAAGAGCACCGAAGGGGGATCGTTGCTAACAATAGCATTCCAAATCCTAACGAATACCTCTCCCACAGCCAAACTAACCATGGAATCTGTGGAATCTGTTAACGCACTTAtatcatgcacattgaaaaacaTCAAGACAAGCTTGCAATGTGAAGATAGTTGA
- the LOC7478401 gene encoding photosystem I reaction center subunit VI, chloroplastic — MASLATFAAVQPATIKGLGGSSLSGTKLHVKPSRQGLRPKSLRSGAVVAKYGDKSVYFDLEDLGNTTGQWDLYGSDAPSPYNPLQSKFFETFAAPFTKRGLLLKFLILGGGSTLAYFSATASGDILPIKKGPQLPPKLGPRGKL, encoded by the exons ATGGCATCACTAGCAACCTTTGCTGCAGTGCAACCGGCCACCATCAAAGGCCTTGGTGGTAGCTCCCTCAGTGGAACCAAGCTCCATGTTAAACCATCTCGCCAGGGCTTAAGACCCAAAAGCTTGAG gagTGGTGCTGTGGTGGCCAAGTATGGTGACAAGAGTGTCTACTTTGATTTGGAGGATTTGGGCAACACTACTGGGCAATGGGACTTGTATGGATCTGATGCACCTTCACCATACAACCCTCTCCAG AGCAAATTCTTTGAGACATTTGCAGCTCCATTCACCAAGAGAGGATTGTTGCTCAAGTTCTTGATATTGGGAGGCGGCTCCACCCTCGCTTATTTTAGTGCTACAGCTTCTGGTGACATTCTACCAATCAAGAAGGGTCCACAACTTCCACCGAAGCTTGGGCCTCGTGGCAAACTCTAA
- the LOC7478400 gene encoding rop guanine nucleotide exchange factor 12 has translation MVRALEQEQENYRSRLYHFKGMNENAGGRHVKSLSADDSSSLAEYSSMDDRITSRGHQPPRPVNEKGPRSRSGKDEAGAAGKDNKNPEMEQMKERFAKLLLGEDMSGGGKGVSSALALSNAITNLAASVFGEQRRLEPMSPERKARWIREIDWLLSVTDHVVELVPSQQKSKDGSNMEIMVTRQRNDLHMNIPALRKLDAMLLDSLDNFKDQNEFYYVSRDSPESEKGGTKRKDDKWWLPTVKVPPDGLSERAKKFLHYQKDSVNQVLKAAMAINAQILSEMEIPENYIESLPKNGRASLGDSAYRSITLEYFDPDQFLSTMDLSSEHKILDLKNRIEASIVIWRRKMNQKDGKSAWGSAVSLEKRELFEERAETILLLLKQRFPGLPQSSLDVSKIQYNEDVGHAILESYSRILETLASTVMSRIEDVLYADHVARNPSHAGHTSNTLKEAPQVLVSPKEGMEKNSEDTNASMTLSDFMGWSQEQNDTTAKKDPFGSDELLKDDDKCTQKLANISTNRKPSYLDNLGASRSPTARH, from the exons ATGGTTCGTGCTcttgaacaagaacaagaaaattatAGGTCTAGATTGTATCATTTCAAAGGGATGAATGAGAATGCAGGCGGTCGGCATGTTAAGAGCTTGAGCGCGGATGATAGTTCTAGTTTGGCAGAATACTCTTCAATGGATGATAGAATAACATCTAGAGGCCATCAGCCTCCAAGACCTGTTAATGAAAAGGGTCCTAGATCAAGGTCAGGCAAGGATGAAGCCGGTGCTGCaggaaaagataataaaaatccag AAATGGAACAGATGAAGGAAAGGTTCGCTAAATTGCTCCTTGGGGAGGATATGTCTGGTGGAGGAAAGGGTGTCTCTTCAGCTCTGGCATTGTCAAATGCAATTACAAACCTTGCTG CTTCTGTGTTTGGCGAACAACGACGTCTAGAGCCCATGTCACCAGAAAGAAAAGCAAGGTGGATAAGAGAAATTGATTGGCTCTTATCTGTAACCGATCACGTTGTCGAACTTGTTCCTTCCCAGCAAAAATCCAAGGATGGATCAAATATGGAG ATAATGGTGACACGACAACGAAATGATCTTCATATGAACATCCCAGCTTTGCGCAAGCTTGACGCAATGCTTCTT GACTCCCTAGATAACTTCAAAGACCAAAATGAGTTCTATTATGTTTCAAGAGATTCCCCTGAGTCAGAAAAAGGAGGCACCAAGAGAAAAGATGATAAATGGTGGCTACCTACTGTCAAAGTCCCTCCAGATGGTTTATCAGAAAGGGctaaaaaatttcttcattaCCAAAAGGACTCTGTGAACCAAGTTCTCAAAGCAGCCATGGCTATAAATGCTCAAATTCTTTCAGAAATGGAGATTCCTGAAAACTACATTGAATCCCTTCCCAAG AATGGGAGGGCTAGCCTCGGAGACTCGGCGTATAGGAGTATTACACTTGAGTACTTCGATCCTGATCAATTTCTGTCCACTATGGACTTGTCATCAGAACATAAAATCCTAGACCTCAAGAACAGAATAGAGGCCTCCATAGTAATTTGGAGAAGGAAAATGAATCAGAAAGATGGTAAATCTGCTTGGGGATCTGCTGTCAGTTTGGAGAAGAGAGAACTCTTTGAAGAGAGAGCAGAAACTATCTTACTCCTTCTAAAACAACGCTTCCCTGGACTTCCTCAATCTTCACTAGATGTTAGCAAAATTCAATATAATGAG GATGTAGGGCACGCTATCTTGGAAAGCTATTCAAGAATTCTAGAAACCTTGGCCTCGACAGTCATGTCTCGAATTGAAGATGTGCTCTATGCTGATCATGTTGCTCGAAATCCATCTCACGCAGGACACACGAGTAACACGTTAAAAGAGGCACCACAAGTACTGGTTTCTCCCAAAGAAGGGATGGAGAAGAACTCAGAAGATACAAACGCTTCAATGACACTGTCTGATTTTATGGGTTGGAGTCAGGAACAAAATGACACTACAGCAAAGAAGGATCCATTTGGATCAGATGAACTACTCAAAGATGACGATAAGTGTACACAGAAACTTGCTAACATATCGACCAACCGGAAACCTTCCTATCTTGATAATCTAGGAGCTTCACGAAGCCCAACAGCACGCCATTGA